The nucleotide sequence TGCGAAAAGTGTAGTGGACAATAAATGCACTTCCGTTGCACCTATCTTTCCAGTAAATTAATTTTGAGGTTTTAAAAATGAAAACGATGATAAAAATTATTGAAAGTGAAAAAGATAATTTGATTTCCGCTAAAATAAGCGGTATAATCTCAAAAACAGATGTAGAAAAAATACATTCGCTCATCCATATTATTATCGAAAAGGGTAATAAAGTGGATTTCTATTTTGATATTCACGATTTTGAAGGTTATACGTTACAAGGCTTTTGGGAAGATATTAAAGTAGATAGCGCACACATTTCCGATTATGGAAAAATGGCTTTTGTGGGCGATAAGAAATGGCAGGAATGGGTCGCAAAGGCTACCGATTTCTTTTCTAGCTCTGAAGTGAAATACTTCGATTTAAGAGAAAAAGAAGCAGCTAAAAAATGGATAGCACAATAAAATTGAATCAATGATAAAACAAAAAAGAAACCTTCGGGATTTAGACCCAAAAGAA is from Constantimarinum furrinae and encodes:
- a CDS encoding SpoIIAA family protein, with protein sequence MIKIIESEKDNLISAKISGIISKTDVEKIHSLIHIIIEKGNKVDFYFDIHDFEGYTLQGFWEDIKVDSAHISDYGKMAFVGDKKWQEWVAKATDFFSSSEVKYFDLREKEAAKKWIAQ